The Miscanthus floridulus cultivar M001 chromosome 7, ASM1932011v1, whole genome shotgun sequence genome includes a region encoding these proteins:
- the LOC136464925 gene encoding protein BZR1 homolog 4-like: protein MVTKGVGAGGSGGDDAWARAGDGNGNENGNGSGNGNATVQELLWRERENNRGRERRRRMIAARIFTGLRKHGNYTLPRHCDNNVVLMALCEEAGWTVEADGTTYRMGPSPPAGDDQHMADVGGSSAPVNPPGGASYSLTRASSPSGITLGGGGSSGADPVPAWLKNLSKQLSDNSYPNFFASSSNSNAPATPQNGTPPSSPPRLRKKARYSSPPPVTPPPSPARASNVLPPPLATGAGASSYSFQTSTPPLMSTVTGGRAPGPDPVTLMAGFQISTAAANKAPAYSSFVASGASSLGAGSSASASAWMLPPLPGRSGGGEASSVRGRGGALLSLLGFSFSRSGGEQAGAREEKVMTEKNADEEEGLELTLGNAETRKDRA, encoded by the exons ATGGTGACGAAGGGAGTAGGAGCGGGAGGGAGTGGGGGTGACGACGCATGGGCTAGGGCAGGGGACGGGAACGGGAATGAGAACGGGAACGGGAGTGGGAACGGGAATGCGACGGTGCAGGAGTTGCTGTGGCGTGAGCGAGAGAACAACCGGGGCCGGGAGCGCCGTCGCCGGATGATCGCGGCGAGGATCTTCACCGGGCTGCGCAAGCACGGCAACTACACCCTCCCCCGGCATTGCGACAACAACGTCGTGCTCATGGCGCTCTGCGAGGAGGCCGGTTGGACCGTGGAGGCCGACGGCACCACCTACCGCATG GGACCCAGTCCTCCGGCAGGTGATGATCAGCATATGGCCGACGTTGGCGGGTCGTCTGCTCCGGTGAACCCACCAGGCGGAGCTTCCTACAGCCTGACCCGGGCGTCGTCGCCCTCCGGCATCACgctcggcggcggtggcagcagcGGGGCCGACCCCGTTCCGGCGTGGCTCAAGAACCTGTCCAAGCAGCTCAGCGACAACTCGTACCCCAACTTCTTCGCGAGCTCCTCCAACTCCAACGCGCCGGCGACGCCGCAGAACGGCACCCCGCCCTCGTCCCCGCCGCGCCTCCGCAAGAAGGCGCGCtactcctccccgccgcccgtcaCCCCGCCGCCGAGCCCCGCGAGGGCCTCCAACGTGCTGCCGCCTCCGTTGGCCACGGGCGCTGGCGCCAGCAGCTACTCCTTCCAGACCTCCACCCCGCCGCTGATGAGCACCGTCACCGGCGGCCGGGCCCCCGGCCCCGACCCGGTGACCCTGATGGCGGGGTTCCAGATATCCACCGCCGCGGCCAACAAGGCACCTGCCTACAGCAGCTTCGTGGCGTCCGGCGCATCGTCGCTCGGCGCCGGGAGCTCTGCTTCTGCTTCTGCCTGGATGCTGCCGCCGCTGCCGGGACGGAGCGGCGGCGGGGAGGCCTCGTCGGTCCGTGGCCGCGGTGGCGCGCTGCTGTCCCTGCTCGGGTTCTCGTTCAGCAGGAGCGGCGGGGAGCAGGCGGGCGCAAGGGAGGAGAAGGTGATGACTGAGAAGAACGCCGACGAGGAGGAGGGCCTGGAGCTCACCCTGGGGAACGCGGAGACCCGCAAGGACCGCGCTTGA